In Streptomyces sp. NBC_00433, a single genomic region encodes these proteins:
- a CDS encoding YciI family protein, producing MRYMMLLRLDPAKAPSDGPDEKLMTEMGKLLEDMTKAGVLLDTGGLQPAAEGAVIRQAGGKQTVLDGPFTEAKEVVGGYAIIQAKSVEEASQWASRFLAIHGDEWEITAEVRQVEEPE from the coding sequence ATGCGCTACATGATGCTGCTGCGGCTCGACCCCGCGAAGGCCCCGTCGGACGGGCCCGACGAGAAGTTGATGACCGAGATGGGGAAGCTCCTTGAGGACATGACCAAGGCCGGGGTGCTGCTGGACACCGGGGGGTTGCAGCCGGCGGCCGAGGGGGCCGTGATCCGGCAGGCCGGGGGGAAGCAGACGGTGCTGGACGGGCCGTTCACCGAGGCCAAGGAGGTCGTCGGGGGGTACGCGATCATCCAGGCGAAGTCGGTGGAGGAGGCGTCGCAGTGGGCGTCGCGCTTCCTGGCGATCCACGGGGACGAGTGGGAGATCACCGCGGAGGTCCGGCAGGTGGAAGAGCCCGAGTAG